One Oryza sativa Japonica Group chromosome 8, ASM3414082v1 DNA window includes the following coding sequences:
- the LOC4345996 gene encoding beta-glucosidase 28 isoform 1 precursor (isoform 1 precursor is encoded by transcript variant 1), translating to MCFWAADHNGKELLSVRGGSDSSIVGSQANLAMDRRLLLSALLFIALACSSNRVHGALNRHSFPEGFLFGTGTSAYQYEGAVDKRGQNIWDTFSRIPGKIADGSNADIANDFYHRYKEDLNLITAMNMDSFRFSIAWSRILPNGTISGGINKEGVEFYNSLINEVIAKGLKPFVTIFHFDTPQALEDKYGGFLSENIVKDYVDYADLCFSLFGDRVKLWNTFNEPTIFCMNGYATGIMAPGRCSPYASASCAAGGDSGREPYVAGHHLLVAHAEAVRLYRARYRAAHGGEVGITQVSHWFEPYDAGSAADRRARRRALDFMLGWFMHPVAHGEYPPAMRRLVGGRLPAFTAEQSEMLRGSFDFIGLNYYTSNYAVAAPPPNKLHPSYLTDNWVNATGYRNSIPIGPPAYTPIFFNYPPGLRELLLYVKRRYNNPTIYITENGTDEANNSTIPISEALKDETRIGFHYKHLQFVHKAIQEGVKVKGYFTWTFMDCFEFGDGFKDRFGLIYVDRATLARFRKKSSYWFADFLRR from the exons ATGTGTTTCTGGGCAGCAGACCACAACGGCAAGGAGCTACTGTCAG TTAGAGGAGGCAGTGACAGCTCGATCGTCGGCAGCCAGGCTAATCTTGCCATGGATCGTCGGCTCCTTCTCTCTGCTCTACTGTTCATCGCTCTGGCTTGCAGCTCCAACCGCGTCCATGGCGCACTCAACAGGCACAGCTTCCCCGAGGGGTTCCTCTTCGGCACCGGCACCTCCGCGTATCAG TACGAGGGTGCTGTCGACAAGCGAGGTCAGAACATCTGGGACACCTTCAGCCGCATTCCAG GTAAAATCGCAGATGGTAGCAATGCAGATATAGCGAATGACTTCTATCATCGGTACAAG GAGGATTTGAACCTCATCACCGCGATGAACATGGATTCCTTCCGGTTCTCCATTGCATGGAGCAGGATTTTACCAA ATGGAACCATTAGTGGAGGAATAAACAAAGAAGGGGTCGAATTCTACAACAGCCTCATCAACGAGGTCATAGCTAAAG GACTGAAGCCTTTTGTCACAATTTTCCACTTTGACACTCCACAGGCTTTGGAGGATAAATATGGCGGCTTCTTGAGCGAAAACATCGT GAAGGACTACGTGGATTATGCGGACCTTTGCTTCAGCCTGTTCGGCGACCGCGTGAAGCTATGGAACACGTTCAACGAGCCGACGATCTTCTGCATGAACGGCTACGCCACCGGCATCATGGCGCCGGGGCGGTGCTCGCCGTACGCGTCGGCGTcgtgcgccgccggcggcgactccgGCAGGGAGCCGTACGTGGCGGGGCACCACCTCCTCGTCGCCCACGCCGAGGCCGTCCGCCTGTACAGGGCCAGGTACcgggcggcgcacggcggcgaggtcggcatCACGCAGGTGTCGCACTGGTTCGAGCCGTACGACGCCGGCTCCGCCGCCgaccggcgcgcgcggcggcgcgccctcGACTTCATGCTCGGGTGGTTCATGCACCCCGTGGCGCACGGCGAGTACCCGCCGGCGATGAGGAGGCTCGTCGGCGGCCGGCTGCCGGCGTTCACCGCCGAGCAGTCGGAGATGCTCAGGGGTTCGTTCGACTTCATCGGCCTCAACTACTACACCTCCAACTACGCCGTGGCCGCGCCACCGCCCAACAAGCTCCACCCTTCCTACCTGACTGACAATTGGGTCAACGCGACAG GTTACCGCAATAGCATCCCGATTGGTCCACCG GCTTACACGCCGATCTTCTTTAACTATCCGCCGGGGCTACGCGAGCTGCTGCTGTACGTCAAGAGGAGATACAACAATCCCACCATCTACATCACCGAGAACG GCACTGACGAGGCGAATAACAGCACGATCCCCATATCCGAGGCGCTCAAGGACGAGACGCGGATCGGCTTCCACTACAAGCACCTCCAGTTCGTGCACAAGGCCATCCA GGAGGGTGTGAAGGTGAAGGGTTACTTTACATGGACGTTCATGGACTGCTTCGAGTTCGGCGATGGGTTCAAGGACCGGTTCGGCCTCATCTATGTCGACCGCGCCACGCTCGCGAGGTTTCGCAAGAAGTCCAGCTACTGGTTCGCGGATTTCCTCCGTCGATGA
- the LOC4345997 gene encoding G patch domain-containing protein 11 has translation MEPDAADDDYMGDLSHFLPPPTPSSPSRSLGRRRQPPAQQAQGQGKRAKGVVPWQERRRRDRERKQREEDERTMAGLAEAIPETNVGFRLLKRMGYDPAAGGGAGAEPVGIEIRRSRAGLGAEPAVSVAPPQPSAEVAEGERRRVEEMAVELRARQSTQWRNRRVVWDYRKAEAALAQLENREAAPPPPEGEEKAEEEEEEVITEEDLQNILAKLRDEHYYCLYCGCKYESAEALANECPGPNEDDH, from the exons aTGGAgccggacgccgccgacgacgactacATGGGGGACCTGTCCcacttcctcccgccgccgacccCTTCCTCCCCGTCGAGGAGCCTCGGGCGGAGGAGGCAACCGCCGGCGCAGCAGGCGCAGGGGCAAGGGAAGCGCGCGAAGGGGGTGGTGCCATggcaggagcggcggcggcgggatcggGAGCGGAAgcagcgggaggaggacgagcgGACGATGGCCGGGCTCGCGGAGGCCATACCGGAGACCAACGTGGGTTTCAGGCTGCTGAAGCGGATGGGGTACGACCccgcggccggtggcggcgcgggcgccgaGCCGGTGGGAATCGAGATCCGCCGCTCCCGTGCGGGGCTTGGGGCGGAGCCTGCTGTatcggtggcgccgccgcagccgtcggcggaggtggcggagggggagaggaggcgggtggaggagatggcggtggagttGAGGGCGAGGCAAAGCACGCAGTGGAGGAACCGGAGGGTGGTGTGGGATTACCGGAAGGCTGAAGCCGCGCTCGCGCAGCTGGAGAATCGGGaggctgcgccgccaccgccggagggggaggagaaggctgaagaggaggaagaggaggtgaTCACTGAAGAG GATTTGCAAAATATATTGGCTAAGCTGCGCGATGAACACTACTATTGCCTTTATTGCGGTTGCAAG TATGAATCAGCAGAAGCATTGGCAAATGAATGTCCTGGGCCAAATGAAGATGACCATTAA
- the LOC4345996 gene encoding beta-glucosidase 28 isoform 2 precursor (isoform 2 precursor is encoded by transcript variant 2), producing the protein MDRRLLLSALLFIALACSSNRVHGALNRHSFPEGFLFGTGTSAYQYEGAVDKRGQNIWDTFSRIPGKIADGSNADIANDFYHRYKEDLNLITAMNMDSFRFSIAWSRILPNGTISGGINKEGVEFYNSLINEVIAKGLKPFVTIFHFDTPQALEDKYGGFLSENIVKDYVDYADLCFSLFGDRVKLWNTFNEPTIFCMNGYATGIMAPGRCSPYASASCAAGGDSGREPYVAGHHLLVAHAEAVRLYRARYRAAHGGEVGITQVSHWFEPYDAGSAADRRARRRALDFMLGWFMHPVAHGEYPPAMRRLVGGRLPAFTAEQSEMLRGSFDFIGLNYYTSNYAVAAPPPNKLHPSYLTDNWVNATGYRNSIPIGPPAYTPIFFNYPPGLRELLLYVKRRYNNPTIYITENGTDEANNSTIPISEALKDETRIGFHYKHLQFVHKAIQEGVKVKGYFTWTFMDCFEFGDGFKDRFGLIYVDRATLARFRKKSSYWFADFLRR; encoded by the exons ATGGATCGTCGGCTCCTTCTCTCTGCTCTACTGTTCATCGCTCTGGCTTGCAGCTCCAACCGCGTCCATGGCGCACTCAACAGGCACAGCTTCCCCGAGGGGTTCCTCTTCGGCACCGGCACCTCCGCGTATCAG TACGAGGGTGCTGTCGACAAGCGAGGTCAGAACATCTGGGACACCTTCAGCCGCATTCCAG GTAAAATCGCAGATGGTAGCAATGCAGATATAGCGAATGACTTCTATCATCGGTACAAG GAGGATTTGAACCTCATCACCGCGATGAACATGGATTCCTTCCGGTTCTCCATTGCATGGAGCAGGATTTTACCAA ATGGAACCATTAGTGGAGGAATAAACAAAGAAGGGGTCGAATTCTACAACAGCCTCATCAACGAGGTCATAGCTAAAG GACTGAAGCCTTTTGTCACAATTTTCCACTTTGACACTCCACAGGCTTTGGAGGATAAATATGGCGGCTTCTTGAGCGAAAACATCGT GAAGGACTACGTGGATTATGCGGACCTTTGCTTCAGCCTGTTCGGCGACCGCGTGAAGCTATGGAACACGTTCAACGAGCCGACGATCTTCTGCATGAACGGCTACGCCACCGGCATCATGGCGCCGGGGCGGTGCTCGCCGTACGCGTCGGCGTcgtgcgccgccggcggcgactccgGCAGGGAGCCGTACGTGGCGGGGCACCACCTCCTCGTCGCCCACGCCGAGGCCGTCCGCCTGTACAGGGCCAGGTACcgggcggcgcacggcggcgaggtcggcatCACGCAGGTGTCGCACTGGTTCGAGCCGTACGACGCCGGCTCCGCCGCCgaccggcgcgcgcggcggcgcgccctcGACTTCATGCTCGGGTGGTTCATGCACCCCGTGGCGCACGGCGAGTACCCGCCGGCGATGAGGAGGCTCGTCGGCGGCCGGCTGCCGGCGTTCACCGCCGAGCAGTCGGAGATGCTCAGGGGTTCGTTCGACTTCATCGGCCTCAACTACTACACCTCCAACTACGCCGTGGCCGCGCCACCGCCCAACAAGCTCCACCCTTCCTACCTGACTGACAATTGGGTCAACGCGACAG GTTACCGCAATAGCATCCCGATTGGTCCACCG GCTTACACGCCGATCTTCTTTAACTATCCGCCGGGGCTACGCGAGCTGCTGCTGTACGTCAAGAGGAGATACAACAATCCCACCATCTACATCACCGAGAACG GCACTGACGAGGCGAATAACAGCACGATCCCCATATCCGAGGCGCTCAAGGACGAGACGCGGATCGGCTTCCACTACAAGCACCTCCAGTTCGTGCACAAGGCCATCCA GGAGGGTGTGAAGGTGAAGGGTTACTTTACATGGACGTTCATGGACTGCTTCGAGTTCGGCGATGGGTTCAAGGACCGGTTCGGCCTCATCTATGTCGACCGCGCCACGCTCGCGAGGTTTCGCAAGAAGTCCAGCTACTGGTTCGCGGATTTCCTCCGTCGATGA
- the LOC4345998 gene encoding squamosa promoter-binding-like protein 14, producing the protein MEMASGGGAAAAAGGGVGGSGGGGGGGDEHRQLHGLKFGKKIYFEDAAAAAGGGGTGSGSGSASAAPPSSSSKAAGGGRGGGGKNKGKGVAAAAPPPPPPPPRCQVEGCGADLSGIKNYYCRHKVCFMHSKAPRVVVAGLEQRFCQQCSRFHLLPEFDQGKRSCRRRLAGHNERRRRPQTPLASRYGRLAASVGEHRRFRSFTLDFSYPRVPSSVRNAWPAIQPGDRISGGIQWHRNVAPHGHSSAVAGYGANTYSGQGSSSSGPPVFAGPNLPPGGCLAGVGAATDSSCALSLLSTQPWDTTTHSAAASHNQAAAMSTTTSFDGNPVAPSAMAGSYMAPSPWTGSRGHEGGGRSVAHQLPHEVSLDEVHPGPSHHAHFSGELELALQGNGPAPAPRIDPGSGSTFDQTSNTMDWSL; encoded by the exons ATGGAGATGGCCAGtggaggaggcgccgccgccgccgccggcggcggagtaggcggcagcggcggcggtggtggtggaggggacGAGCACCGCCAGCTGCACGGTCTCAAGTTCGGCAAGAAGATCTACttcgaggacgccgccgcggcagcaggcggcggcggcactggcagtggcagtggcagcgcgagcgccgcgccgccgtcctcgtcttccaaggcggcgggtggtggacGCGGCGGAGGGGGCAAGAACAAGGGGAAGggcgtggccgcggcggcgccaccgccgccgccgccgccgccgcggtgccaGGTGGAGGGGTGCGGCGCGGATCTGAGCGGGATCAAGAACTACTACTGCCGCCACAAGGTGTGCTTCATGCATTCCAAGGCtccccgcgtcgtcgtcgccggcctcgagcAGCGCTTCTGCCAGCAGTGCAGCAG GTTCCACCTGCTGCCTGAATTTGACCAAGGAAAACGCAGCTGCCGCAGACGCCTTGCAGGTCATAATGAGCGCCGGAGGAGGCCGCAAACCCCTTTGGCATCACGCTACGGTCGACTAGCTGCATctgttggtg AGCATCGCAGGTTCAGAAGCTTTACGTTGGATTTCTCCTACCCAAGGGTTCCAAGCagcgtaaggaatgcatggCCAGCAATTCAACCAGGCGATCGGATCTCCGGTGGTATCCAGTGGCACAGGAACGTAGCTCCTCATGGTCACTCTAGTGCAGTGGCGGGATATGGTGCCAACACATACAGCGGCCAAGGTAGCTCTTCTTCAGGGCCACCGGTGTTCGCTGGCCCAAATCTCCCTCCAGGTGGATGTCTCGCAGGGGTCGGTGCCGCCACCGACTCGAGCtgtgctctctctcttctgtcAACCCAGCCATGGGATACTACTACCCACAGTGCCGCTGCCAGCCACAACCAGGCTGCAGCCATGTCCACTACCACCAGCTTTGATGGCAATCCTGTGGCACCCTCCGCCATGGCGGGTAGCTACATGGCACCAAGCCCCTGGACAGGTTCTCGGGGCCATGAGGGTGGTGGTCGGAGCGTGGCGCACCAGCTACCACATGAAGTCTCACTTGATGAGGTGCACCCTGGTCCTAGCCATCATGCCCACTTCTCCGGTGAGCTTGAGCTTGCTCTGCAGGGGAACGGTCCAGCCCCAGCACCACGCATCGATCCTGGGTCCGGCAGCACCTTCGACCAAACCAGCAACACGATGGATTGGTCTCTGTAG
- the LOC4345998 gene encoding squamosa promoter-binding-like protein 14 isoform X1, which produces MEMASGGGAAAAAGGGVGGSGGGGGGGDEHRQLHGLKFGKKIYFEDAAAAAGGGGTGSGSGSASAAPPSSSSKAAGGGRGGGGKNKGKGVAAAAPPPPPPPPRCQVEGCGADLSGIKNYYCRHKVCFMHSKAPRVVVAGLEQRFCQQCSRFHLLPEFDQGKRSCRRRLAGHNERRRRPQTPLASRYGRLAASVGEEHRRFRSFTLDFSYPRVPSSVRNAWPAIQPGDRISGGIQWHRNVAPHGHSSAVAGYGANTYSGQGSSSSGPPVFAGPNLPPGGCLAGVGAATDSSCALSLLSTQPWDTTTHSAAASHNQAAAMSTTTSFDGNPVAPSAMAGSYMAPSPWTGSRGHEGGGRSVAHQLPHEVSLDEVHPGPSHHAHFSGELELALQGNGPAPAPRIDPGSGSTFDQTSNTMDWSL; this is translated from the exons ATGGAGATGGCCAGtggaggaggcgccgccgccgccgccggcggcggagtaggcggcagcggcggcggtggtggtggaggggacGAGCACCGCCAGCTGCACGGTCTCAAGTTCGGCAAGAAGATCTACttcgaggacgccgccgcggcagcaggcggcggcggcactggcagtggcagtggcagcgcgagcgccgcgccgccgtcctcgtcttccaaggcggcgggtggtggacGCGGCGGAGGGGGCAAGAACAAGGGGAAGggcgtggccgcggcggcgccaccgccgccgccgccgccgccgcggtgccaGGTGGAGGGGTGCGGCGCGGATCTGAGCGGGATCAAGAACTACTACTGCCGCCACAAGGTGTGCTTCATGCATTCCAAGGCtccccgcgtcgtcgtcgccggcctcgagcAGCGCTTCTGCCAGCAGTGCAGCAG GTTCCACCTGCTGCCTGAATTTGACCAAGGAAAACGCAGCTGCCGCAGACGCCTTGCAGGTCATAATGAGCGCCGGAGGAGGCCGCAAACCCCTTTGGCATCACGCTACGGTCGACTAGCTGCATctgttggtg AAGAGCATCGCAGGTTCAGAAGCTTTACGTTGGATTTCTCCTACCCAAGGGTTCCAAGCagcgtaaggaatgcatggCCAGCAATTCAACCAGGCGATCGGATCTCCGGTGGTATCCAGTGGCACAGGAACGTAGCTCCTCATGGTCACTCTAGTGCAGTGGCGGGATATGGTGCCAACACATACAGCGGCCAAGGTAGCTCTTCTTCAGGGCCACCGGTGTTCGCTGGCCCAAATCTCCCTCCAGGTGGATGTCTCGCAGGGGTCGGTGCCGCCACCGACTCGAGCtgtgctctctctcttctgtcAACCCAGCCATGGGATACTACTACCCACAGTGCCGCTGCCAGCCACAACCAGGCTGCAGCCATGTCCACTACCACCAGCTTTGATGGCAATCCTGTGGCACCCTCCGCCATGGCGGGTAGCTACATGGCACCAAGCCCCTGGACAGGTTCTCGGGGCCATGAGGGTGGTGGTCGGAGCGTGGCGCACCAGCTACCACATGAAGTCTCACTTGATGAGGTGCACCCTGGTCCTAGCCATCATGCCCACTTCTCCGGTGAGCTTGAGCTTGCTCTGCAGGGGAACGGTCCAGCCCCAGCACCACGCATCGATCCTGGGTCCGGCAGCACCTTCGACCAAACCAGCAACACGATGGATTGGTCTCTGTAG